In a single window of the Nitrospira sp. MA-1 genome:
- a CDS encoding diguanylate cyclase, with translation MKRLTPIFWMSLGLVSLTLSILLICDLMIGLIPDQAAQIFSYRQKYSEAIAVQYSILAQREDDQAIQQALDLLVERNADIQSVALVLENGEIMAMAGPHRALWIQPSGDRSTLDHIQIPIFNGDLHWGTLQLRFPSMDTGTWTHVLDNAWVRFLALVMVYGFLGYFLYMKRTLRQLDPSSVVPMRVQAAFDVLAEGVVFLDGDDRIVLANRAFSLIVGVDPHDLIGSTLDGFEWTSPDPVTPLITYPWKTARQDKTLNLDVPLVWERPGKTVKKFRVNCTPIFGACKQVRGILVSFNDVTVLEDTIQELELSKTELEKLAHRDPLTGCCNRRAFFEAFEDQWERVQRDGTDLVCIMADIDHFKSYNDRFGHAVGDQVIQIVAQVLSTALRPLDIIGRYGGEEFCILLPGQTCVEGMLVAGRLRENIERLASTAIRTTSGQKITMSFGVSAASLGASDHLDLVAQADKALYVAKGNGRNRVEQWTVDEAVAKSAQHEKWMSHSVS, from the coding sequence ATGAAACGACTGACACCCATTTTTTGGATGAGTCTGGGTTTGGTATCCCTTACTCTGAGTATCCTCTTAATCTGTGACCTGATGATCGGCCTCATTCCGGACCAAGCCGCTCAAATCTTTTCCTATCGGCAAAAGTATAGCGAAGCCATAGCCGTTCAGTATTCCATTCTGGCGCAGAGGGAGGATGACCAGGCCATCCAGCAGGCCTTGGATCTGTTAGTTGAACGGAATGCGGATATCCAATCAGTGGCCCTGGTCTTGGAAAATGGTGAGATTATGGCCATGGCCGGGCCCCATCGTGCTCTTTGGATCCAGCCATCCGGAGACCGCTCTACGCTCGATCATATTCAGATTCCTATTTTTAACGGGGACCTGCATTGGGGAACGTTACAACTCCGATTTCCTTCTATGGATACTGGGACCTGGACCCATGTCCTTGATAATGCCTGGGTGCGATTCCTTGCCCTGGTCATGGTCTACGGGTTTTTGGGCTATTTTTTGTATATGAAAAGAACGTTGCGGCAACTCGATCCCAGTTCAGTGGTCCCCATGCGGGTGCAGGCCGCGTTTGATGTGTTGGCAGAGGGTGTGGTGTTCCTGGATGGTGATGACCGAATTGTGTTGGCCAATCGAGCCTTTAGTCTCATTGTCGGTGTTGATCCTCATGACCTGATTGGGAGCACACTGGATGGTTTTGAATGGACGTCTCCCGACCCGGTCACCCCGCTGATCACCTACCCTTGGAAGACGGCGCGACAGGACAAAACCTTGAATTTGGATGTGCCCCTGGTTTGGGAGAGGCCAGGGAAAACCGTAAAAAAATTTCGAGTCAATTGCACCCCCATTTTTGGTGCATGCAAACAGGTCCGAGGCATTTTGGTGTCGTTCAATGATGTGACGGTATTGGAAGATACGATTCAGGAGTTAGAGTTGTCAAAAACCGAGCTGGAAAAACTGGCTCACCGAGATCCTTTGACGGGTTGTTGCAACCGGCGAGCCTTTTTCGAAGCGTTTGAAGATCAGTGGGAGCGGGTCCAACGTGACGGGACAGATTTGGTTTGTATTATGGCGGATATCGACCATTTCAAGTCGTATAATGATCGGTTTGGTCATGCGGTGGGGGATCAAGTGATTCAAATCGTGGCGCAAGTGTTATCCACAGCTTTACGTCCTTTGGACATTATTGGCCGGTATGGGGGAGAGGAATTTTGCATTCTCCTGCCTGGGCAGACTTGTGTCGAGGGCATGTTGGTGGCCGGACGGTTACGGGAAAACATTGAACGCTTGGCCAGTACGGCTATTCGCACGACGTCCGGGCAGAAAATTACAATGAGTTTTGGTGTGTCAGCCGCCAGTTTAGGTGCTTCTGATCATTTGGACTTGGTGGCCCAAGCCGACAAAGCCCTATATGTGGCCAAAGGGAATGGGCGGAATCGGGTGGAACAGTGGACGGTTGATGAAGCGGTCGCTAAATCGGCCCAACACGAGAAATGGATGAGTCATTCAGTATCCTAG
- a CDS encoding TIGR04255 family protein, whose amino-acid sequence MTTKTHSSVMYQKTPLLDVTFQMTFPQNLQISSAPPVNFQERVKNLFPNFSLTQDKASYNFLSADQGWQLVLSPGSLAVVARQYEGWDAFQTHIRLATNAVENEYPPPYLSRVGLRFRNIIRRSALGLTNKDWNQLLQNKWTADLAWAEVAGAMKATYSEVVMGLNGGDDLVCVRHGLVPIAQPVQELGYLIDHDFFVSGQFAMTEIAGKLTEYHQAAQRFFKLWITDILHQAMKPTT is encoded by the coding sequence ATGACCACAAAAACGCACTCGTCCGTCATGTACCAAAAGACTCCGTTACTTGATGTCACCTTCCAAATGACCTTCCCACAAAATTTACAAATATCTTCCGCTCCGCCGGTCAATTTTCAAGAAAGAGTCAAAAATCTTTTTCCAAATTTCTCTCTTACACAAGATAAAGCATCCTATAATTTCCTCAGTGCCGATCAGGGCTGGCAACTGGTCTTAAGCCCGGGATCTCTTGCGGTGGTCGCCAGGCAGTATGAAGGCTGGGACGCCTTTCAGACGCATATCCGGTTGGCGACGAACGCAGTGGAGAATGAATATCCCCCACCATATCTCTCCCGTGTCGGATTACGTTTCAGAAATATCATCCGGAGGTCCGCCCTTGGCCTTACGAACAAAGATTGGAATCAACTGTTACAGAACAAATGGACAGCAGATCTCGCCTGGGCTGAGGTGGCCGGAGCCATGAAAGCCACATACAGTGAAGTGGTGATGGGACTGAATGGCGGAGATGACCTGGTGTGCGTGCGACATGGACTCGTTCCAATCGCACAACCTGTACAAGAATTGGGCTATCTCATCGATCATGATTTCTTTGTGAGTGGACAATTTGCAATGACAGAGATCGCAGGCAAACTCACAGAATATCACCAAGCCGCCCAACGATTTTTCAAATTATGGATCACCGATATATTGCATCAGGCGATGAAACCAACGACCTGA
- a CDS encoding HDOD domain-containing protein, protein MLTAEELVKNCTKLFTLPDVYLQVKKVIDNPESTMADLSRAISIDPGMTVAVLKLVNSAFYAMPRKVETISRAVGILGMQPLHDLTLAISVTQTFSGLNQQVMSMSVFWSNSFFSGLVARELARKCFLVDSERMFVEGLLRDIGHLILYEQLPEPSEQVLRESATTGTPIHIMEQRILGFDFTEVGQTLIEEWHLPKNFGIAIRYQNNPSGSTDHAFEAALLNMASALTEGFQAPNGHAPWQHLVAPESWKLTGLDEEGLIECMTEAGKQLSGMLDLMKEAHQPVGAS, encoded by the coding sequence ATGCTGACAGCCGAAGAACTCGTAAAAAACTGCACGAAACTTTTTACGCTGCCGGACGTCTATCTGCAAGTCAAAAAGGTCATTGATAATCCTGAGTCCACCATGGCCGATCTGTCCAGGGCGATTAGCATTGATCCCGGCATGACTGTCGCCGTCCTCAAGTTAGTCAATAGCGCGTTTTACGCGATGCCTCGAAAAGTCGAGACCATTTCTCGGGCTGTCGGAATCCTCGGTATGCAACCCCTCCACGATTTGACGCTCGCCATTTCTGTCACCCAAACTTTTTCCGGCCTTAACCAACAAGTGATGAGTATGAGCGTATTTTGGTCAAACAGCTTTTTTAGTGGACTGGTCGCGCGGGAATTAGCAAGAAAGTGTTTTCTGGTGGACAGTGAACGGATGTTTGTAGAGGGTTTGTTAAGAGATATTGGACATCTCATCCTCTATGAACAACTCCCCGAACCGTCGGAACAGGTGTTACGAGAGTCCGCTACGACCGGGACGCCCATTCATATTATGGAACAACGGATATTGGGCTTTGATTTTACGGAAGTGGGCCAGACACTCATTGAGGAATGGCACCTACCAAAAAATTTCGGAATCGCCATTCGGTATCAGAACAATCCATCCGGCAGCACCGATCACGCATTTGAGGCCGCGCTCCTCAATATGGCGAGCGCACTCACGGAAGGGTTCCAGGCACCCAATGGGCATGCCCCATGGCAACACCTGGTGGCTCCCGAATCCTGGAAATTAACGGGTCTGGATGAGGAAGGCCTCATAGAATGCATGACAGAAGCCGGCAAGCAGCTCTCCGGCATGTTAGATCTCATGAAGGAAGCACACCAACCCGTTGGAGCCTCTTAA
- a CDS encoding DUF3422 family protein has protein sequence MHKAQERYLEGWLGVPAHVHHTAYRMANPASERPQSRKEFQQLLNCLEIESSHVVLEDKVGFGVKKGTNGDKLIAIWEAHTEYYSYQIWHIPSDATQPLGFGPLGFPGYVFPFSPLGIQVNALDVLVISARTYDQEELGTLLPGPQMYASKVLGEDISVATSFTPDEHDRERYLIWAPDPVLLRQKLARLITILTTLENYTHLILLPYPAFSRSVDQVQIFEQRQLYQRTLITKELNRATHSTLQQWLEALTHDFLEVGRLTASLRYRLSASVPYDRIVHSNTLALQEHPLPYGRTLIDYFQWKITGVSDGYQQLLTRIQALEQDFEGTIAVLRTKVELLLQEQNLAQQDQNVSLLASLDKTTKSQVVLQHTVEGLSVIVIAYYVSGLANYLFKALHELGWLDKYELASGIFVPIALGLSFAIITWGRNRIHKKISATTQPSVSHSPDRS, from the coding sequence ATGCATAAGGCGCAGGAAAGATATTTGGAAGGCTGGTTGGGTGTTCCCGCCCATGTGCATCACACAGCGTATCGCATGGCGAATCCGGCAAGTGAACGCCCCCAAAGCCGAAAAGAGTTCCAACAACTGCTGAACTGTTTGGAGATCGAATCTTCTCACGTTGTCCTGGAAGATAAGGTTGGATTCGGAGTCAAGAAAGGAACGAATGGGGACAAACTCATTGCCATTTGGGAAGCCCACACAGAATATTACAGCTACCAGATTTGGCATATCCCCTCTGACGCGACCCAACCATTAGGATTCGGACCGTTGGGATTTCCCGGGTATGTATTTCCTTTTTCTCCGTTGGGCATCCAGGTGAACGCATTGGATGTGTTGGTCATCTCGGCGCGTACCTACGACCAGGAGGAATTGGGGACCCTTCTCCCCGGGCCACAAATGTATGCCAGCAAGGTTCTGGGGGAGGACATCTCCGTGGCCACCAGCTTTACTCCGGACGAACATGATCGAGAACGATATCTCATTTGGGCGCCCGATCCTGTTTTACTACGCCAAAAACTGGCCAGACTGATTACAATTTTGACCACACTTGAAAACTATACCCATCTGATTCTCCTTCCCTATCCAGCCTTCTCCCGGTCGGTCGATCAGGTTCAAATCTTCGAACAGCGTCAGCTCTATCAACGGACCCTTATCACGAAAGAACTGAACCGAGCGACACATAGTACCCTTCAACAGTGGCTGGAAGCGTTAACCCATGATTTCCTTGAAGTGGGGAGGTTGACCGCTTCGCTGCGTTATCGCCTTTCGGCTTCGGTCCCTTACGATCGGATTGTGCACAGTAATACCCTGGCACTTCAGGAACATCCCCTGCCCTACGGTCGAACGCTCATCGATTATTTTCAATGGAAAATTACAGGGGTGTCCGATGGATATCAGCAATTACTGACCCGCATTCAGGCCTTAGAGCAGGACTTTGAGGGCACCATTGCAGTCCTCCGCACCAAGGTGGAGCTACTTTTACAAGAGCAAAACTTGGCGCAACAAGATCAAAACGTGAGTCTCCTGGCCAGCTTGGATAAAACCACAAAAAGCCAAGTCGTCTTGCAACACACCGTAGAGGGCCTCTCCGTGATCGTGATTGCCTATTACGTGAGTGGCCTAGCCAACTATCTCTTTAAGGCCCTCCACGAACTCGGTTGGCTGGACAAATATGAATTAGCCTCTGGGATTTTTGTGCCCATCGCCCTGGGCCTCTCATTTGCCATCATCACATGGGGCAGAAATCGCATCCATAAAAAAATATCAGCAACGACCCAACCCTCCGTCTCTCATAGCCCCGATCGTTCCTAA
- a CDS encoding alpha/beta fold hydrolase: MTLLPRWWPRGNFPSGMPTQERIFQVSPQVGLLTKCHWQPSPSQHPTILIVHGLEGCTESHYMRGLARKCWDAGWNSIRINQRNCGGSEHLTHTLYHNGLSQDYARIIQEITEEDGCTAVWLIGYSMGGNLTLKLAGEHGTTLPSLRGVAAVCPNIQPAACVRALQRPSNWLYHRYFLKSLTAKLRKKSQLFPGRWDLSHLSHIRTMWEFDEIYTAPDGGYRDAADYYEQSAARNTLSSIKIPTLVITAQDDPFIPYPMFADPGLHSNPFIHLEAPAHGGHCGFFQRHHSHEDPFWAENRICEWIQAQLAPA, from the coding sequence ATGACCCTTCTCCCACGCTGGTGGCCACGCGGTAACTTTCCATCCGGAATGCCCACACAAGAACGCATCTTTCAGGTCTCCCCCCAGGTGGGCCTTCTGACAAAATGTCATTGGCAACCCTCCCCCTCACAACACCCCACCATCCTGATAGTTCATGGCCTCGAAGGGTGTACCGAATCACACTATATGAGGGGTCTGGCCAGGAAATGCTGGGATGCAGGATGGAATAGTATTCGCATCAATCAACGAAATTGCGGGGGATCCGAACATCTCACTCACACTCTCTATCACAATGGGCTCAGCCAGGATTACGCCAGAATTATTCAAGAAATTACCGAAGAGGATGGCTGCACGGCAGTGTGGCTCATCGGGTATTCCATGGGAGGCAATCTCACACTCAAATTAGCCGGCGAGCATGGAACCACCCTCCCCTCCCTTCGTGGAGTCGCAGCCGTCTGTCCCAACATCCAACCCGCAGCCTGCGTACGTGCACTGCAACGTCCCTCCAATTGGCTCTATCATCGCTATTTCCTCAAAAGCCTAACCGCCAAATTACGAAAAAAATCCCAACTATTCCCGGGTCGGTGGGATCTCTCACACCTCTCTCATATTCGTACTATGTGGGAATTTGATGAGATCTATACCGCTCCAGACGGAGGGTATCGGGATGCCGCAGACTATTACGAACAAAGCGCCGCTCGTAATACGCTGTCTTCAATCAAAATTCCGACCCTCGTGATCACGGCCCAAGACGACCCGTTTATCCCCTACCCCATGTTTGCCGACCCTGGTCTCCACTCCAATCCCTTCATCCACCTTGAGGCGCCTGCACATGGGGGTCATTGCGGGTTTTTTCAACGGCACCATAGCCATGAGGACCCCTTTTGGGCGGAAAATCGAATATGTGAATGGATTCAGGCTCAACTCGCCCCAGCATGA
- a CDS encoding YtxH domain-containing protein: MNRFPLLGLSLVCAFGLVASLSGCGETEGPAEKAGKNLDQAAEKTSESVNSAMESTGEAMDNAAEQTGEAAHEAMESTEHMAEDAAKH; encoded by the coding sequence ATGAATCGATTCCCCTTATTAGGGCTAAGTCTTGTTTGTGCATTTGGACTGGTGGCTTCACTATCAGGGTGCGGGGAAACAGAGGGCCCTGCCGAAAAGGCTGGAAAGAATCTTGATCAAGCGGCCGAAAAAACATCCGAATCCGTCAATAGCGCCATGGAAAGCACGGGTGAAGCCATGGACAATGCTGCCGAGCAAACGGGAGAAGCCGCCCACGAAGCAATGGAAAGTACCGAACATATGGCAGAGGATGCCGCGAAACATTAA
- a CDS encoding glutamine--tRNA ligase/YqeY domain fusion protein → MSSLDQHSSIDFIRAKVSSDLERQAIPHQVHTRFPPEPNGHLHIGHAKSICLNFGIAQEFGGLCNLRFDDTNPTKENMEYVSSIQEDVRWLGFDWGDRLFFASDYFEQLYQFAVRLIQTGHAYVDSLTAEEIRVYRGTLTEPGKDSPHRNRTIEENLALFTRMRAGEFGDGVYVLRAKIDMTSPNINLRDPALYRIRHATHYRTGDDWCIYPTYDFAHPLSDSLEGITHSLCTLEFEDHRPLYDWLLQVCEVSCYPQQIEFARLNLGHTVMSKRKLHQLVEEKHVDGWGDPRLPTLKGLRRRGYTPEAIRNFCERVGVAKRDSVIEMALLEHAIREDLNRSAPRVMAVLHPLKVIIENYPVGKVEALEAVNNPEDPTQGKREIAFSRELYIEQDDFRENPPPKFFRLSPGQEVRLRYAYIIRCVGVEKDPETGEVTALRCTFDPETKSGGNQSSRKVKGTLHWVSAQHALPAEARLYEALLTHTNPGSGGEPQDLHRLLNPHSLTVLSNCRVESGLRGAPSGSRFQFERQGYFCLDPDSTQERLVFNRTVPLRDTWAKIDKK, encoded by the coding sequence ATGTCGTCACTTGACCAACATTCTTCCATCGACTTTATCAGAGCAAAGGTTTCTTCAGATCTGGAACGCCAGGCTATTCCCCACCAAGTGCATACCCGTTTTCCCCCCGAGCCCAATGGACATTTGCATATTGGCCATGCGAAATCGATTTGCCTGAATTTTGGCATTGCCCAGGAATTCGGTGGTCTGTGTAATCTTCGTTTCGATGATACGAATCCGACCAAAGAGAACATGGAATATGTCTCCTCAATTCAGGAAGATGTCCGGTGGTTAGGCTTTGATTGGGGCGATCGCCTCTTTTTTGCCTCAGACTATTTTGAGCAGCTCTATCAGTTTGCGGTGCGACTGATTCAAACCGGCCACGCCTATGTTGATAGTTTAACGGCCGAAGAGATCCGGGTTTATCGCGGGACTCTGACGGAACCGGGGAAGGATAGCCCACACCGGAACCGCACCATTGAAGAAAATTTGGCCTTATTTACTCGGATGCGGGCCGGAGAATTTGGGGATGGGGTGTATGTGTTGCGGGCCAAAATTGATATGACCTCTCCAAATATTAATCTGCGTGATCCTGCCTTGTATCGTATCCGACATGCCACGCACTATCGGACAGGTGATGACTGGTGCATCTATCCTACCTATGATTTTGCGCATCCGCTTTCCGATTCCTTGGAGGGCATTACTCATTCGTTATGTACCCTGGAGTTTGAGGATCACCGACCCCTATATGATTGGCTCCTCCAGGTATGTGAAGTCTCGTGCTATCCCCAGCAAATTGAATTCGCCCGTTTGAACCTCGGGCATACCGTGATGAGTAAGCGCAAGCTTCACCAGTTGGTTGAGGAGAAGCATGTGGACGGGTGGGGGGATCCCAGGTTGCCCACCTTGAAAGGGCTTCGGCGTCGGGGGTACACCCCTGAGGCGATTCGAAATTTTTGTGAGCGTGTGGGGGTGGCGAAACGTGACAGTGTGATTGAAATGGCTTTGTTGGAGCATGCCATTCGGGAAGATTTAAATCGGTCGGCGCCACGGGTGATGGCGGTCTTGCATCCACTGAAAGTCATAATTGAAAATTATCCGGTTGGGAAGGTTGAGGCTTTAGAGGCCGTCAATAATCCTGAGGATCCCACCCAAGGCAAACGGGAAATAGCTTTTTCTCGTGAACTGTATATTGAACAGGACGATTTCCGTGAAAATCCGCCTCCAAAGTTTTTTCGCTTATCTCCAGGGCAGGAAGTACGCCTTCGTTATGCGTATATTATTCGCTGTGTCGGTGTTGAGAAAGATCCAGAAACAGGGGAAGTCACGGCTCTACGATGTACTTTCGATCCTGAGACGAAAAGTGGAGGAAATCAATCAAGTCGAAAGGTAAAAGGGACTCTCCACTGGGTTTCAGCTCAGCATGCCCTTCCTGCCGAAGCGCGACTGTATGAGGCCTTGCTGACTCACACAAATCCCGGTTCAGGTGGTGAGCCTCAGGACCTTCACCGGTTGCTCAATCCACATTCCTTGACGGTACTGTCTAATTGCCGGGTCGAATCCGGTCTCAGAGGAGCGCCATCAGGTAGTCGGTTTCAGTTTGAGCGGCAGGGATATTTTTGCCTGGATCCGGACTCTACTCAGGAACGGTTAGTGTTCAACCGGACGGTGCCTCTTCGAGATACCTGGGCGAAAATTGATAAGAAATGA
- a CDS encoding pseudouridine synthase, whose amino-acid sequence MSDFERSITEAQPPRPARTTVILFHKPKGYLVTRKDERERKTVYHVLPPFLLQEGWVPIGRLDKDSRGLLLFTQNGTMVDRLTEPGGCEKTYAIEIRGRISDNDLSRVLQGVSTSIGPLKVHRITKKREVGPKTQLEVVLREGKNRHLRRIFHALKDPKFHTPLKVLDLKRIQIGPLTLDIPVGAWRFSTPDEETQLLTMFKIPIHTG is encoded by the coding sequence ATGTCTGACTTTGAGAGGTCGATCACAGAAGCACAGCCTCCTCGTCCGGCACGAACCACCGTCATCCTTTTCCATAAGCCCAAAGGGTATCTGGTCACTCGAAAGGATGAGAGGGAGAGAAAAACGGTCTATCATGTCCTACCGCCTTTCCTATTGCAGGAAGGATGGGTACCCATCGGCCGACTGGACAAAGACTCCCGTGGCCTCCTGCTCTTCACCCAAAATGGAACAATGGTTGACCGCCTCACTGAGCCAGGCGGATGCGAAAAAACTTATGCGATTGAGATCAGGGGAAGAATTTCAGACAATGACCTATCCCGGGTGTTACAGGGAGTTTCCACTTCCATCGGACCATTAAAAGTACACAGGATTACAAAAAAAAGAGAAGTCGGACCCAAAACACAACTAGAGGTCGTCTTACGGGAAGGGAAAAACCGTCATCTCCGTCGAATCTTTCATGCCCTAAAGGATCCAAAATTTCATACGCCGCTCAAAGTTCTCGACCTCAAACGAATACAAATCGGCCCATTGACTTTGGATATCCCGGTAGGGGCATGGAGATTTTCAACACCGGACGAGGAGACTCAATTGCTGACTATGTTTAAAATCCCCATACATACGGGTTGA